One genomic region from Osmerus eperlanus chromosome 6, fOsmEpe2.1, whole genome shotgun sequence encodes:
- the ogfrl1 gene encoding opioid growth factor receptor-like protein 1 codes for MGNLMGSWRYKEPSTVEECDSTWGSDSESDEQPGDNYSGISDSVSPTDTGRCADPTDTSPQLSGSPAIKMKRSFYAARDLYKYRHSYPNYKEFRQTNDYRNLRFYLNKIPLVPDGIYIEEILNTWRGDYEKLEHNHTYIQWLFPLREQGLNFYAQELTQEEMKEFQNTREAKRRFLQAYSLMLDFYGIKMLDKSGNVARASNWKERFQHLNESQHNYLRITRILKSLGELGFESFKRPLVRLLLEESLCHATLPSMQHSALEYYVYTVRLPADRRRLLRYARQHYRPAHAFLWGPPLRRPGAGGGGGARAEPTPEKERKGREHNPLPRGRRQMGRQDSVESGAGGIGGARTSREGSTERGRGPERGGEYVETVPL; via the exons ATGGGAAATCTGATGGGCAGTTGGCGTTACAAGGAGCCGAGCACTGTGGAGGAATGCGACTCTACATGGGGGTCGGATTCAGAGAGCGACGAGCAACCGGGAGACAACTACAGCGGGATTTCGGATTCCGTCAGCCCGACGGATACGGGGAGATGCGCCGATCCAACGGACACATCCCCTCAG CTGTCAGGATCTCCTGCCATCAAGATGAAGAGAAGCTTTTATGCTGCAAGAGATCTCTACAAATATCGTCACAGCTACCCG AACTACAAGGAGTTTCGGCAAACCAATGATTATCGCAACCTCCGCTTCTACCTGAACAAGATTCCTCTGGTTCCAgatg gtATCTACATAGAGGAGATCCTGAACACCTGGAGGGGAGATTATGAGAAACTGGAGCACAATCACACCTATATACAGTg GCTGTTCCCGTTAAGAGAACAAGGGCTCAACTTCTACGCTCAGGAGCTGACgcaggaggagatgaag GAGTTCCAGAACACCCGCGAGGCCAAGCGCAGGTTCCTCCAGGCTTACTCCCTCATGCTGGACTTCTATGGGATCAAGATGCTGGATAAGAGCGGGAACGTAGCCAGAGCTTCCAACTGGAAGGAACGCTTCCAGCACCTCAATGA atcCCAGCACAACTACCTCCGCATCACGCGCATCCTCAAGTCCCTGGGTGAGCTGGGCTTCGAGTCCTTCAAGCGTCCTCTGGTGCGCCTCCTGCTGGAGGAGTCGCTGTGCCACGCCACTTTACCCAGCATGCAACACAGCGCCCTGGAGTACTACGTTTACACCGTCCGCCTCCCCGCCGACCGCCGTCGCCTGCTGCGCTACGCGCGCCAGCACTACCGCCCCGCCCATGCCTTCCTCTGGGGTCCCCCGCTCAGGAggccaggggctgggggagggggcggggccagggcaGAGCCCACcccggagaaggagaggaaggggagggagcaTAATCCTCTCCCACGAGGACGCAGGCAAATGGGGAGGCAGGACTCGGTGGAGAGCGGGGCGGGAGGAATAGGCGGGGCCAGAACCTCCAGGGAGGGGTCtactgagagggggaggggcccagaaaggggaggggagtaCGTTGAGACTGTACCACTGTAG
- the asrgl1 gene encoding LOW QUALITY PROTEIN: isoaspartyl peptidase/L-asparaginase (The sequence of the model RefSeq protein was modified relative to this genomic sequence to represent the inferred CDS: inserted 2 bases in 1 codon): protein MLPVLVVHGGGXGHIPKERAELSCAGVRAATRGGYAVLQGGGSAMDAVVKAVSLLEDNPAYNAGRGSVLNAKGEVEMDAIVMDGKTLASGAVSAVRRVANPVQLARLVMEKTSHLCLTAEGASQFARSMGVPEVPEESLITDYARMRWKKNLAPEANPVECQMGKMGTVGAVAVDAEGNIACATSTGGMLNKMEGRVGDTACIGCGGYADNNIGAVSPTGHGEAIMKVTLARLILFHMERGLSVEAASDEALAFMRARVEGLGGVVVVDPRGRWAARFSSLQMAWAAAQEDALHYGLYVDEHFTQSIDDLL from the exons ATGTTGCCAGTGTTGGTGGTCCACGGGGGGGG CGGTCACATCCCTAAGGAGAGGGCGGAGCTGTCGTGTGCAGGGGTGCGCGCTGCCACGCGAGGGGGCTACGCcgtgctccagggggggggcagtgcgaTGGACGCCGTGGTGAAGGCCGTCTCCCTGCTGGAGGACAACCCTGCATACAACGCAG GGCGAGGGTCGGTACTGAACGCCAAGGGTGAGGTGGAGATGGACGCCATTGTGATGGATGGAAAAACACTGGCCAGTGGCGCTGTGTCTGCTGTTAGGAGAGTGGCCAATCCTGTCCAGTTAGCCAGGCTCGTCATGGAGAAG ACCAGTCACCTGTGTCTGACGGCTGAGGGGGCCAGTCAGTTTGCCCGCTCCATGGGGGTGCCTGAAGTTCCAGAGGAGTCTTTGATCACAGACTACGCCCGCATGCGCTGGAAGAAGAACCTGGCACCAGAGGCCAACCCCGTGGAATGTCAGAT gggtAAGATGGGCACCGTGGGTGCGGTGGCGGTGGATGCCGAGGGCAACATTGCCTGTGCCACCTCCACAGGGGGCATGCTGAACAAGATGGAGGGCAGAGTCGGAGACACCGCCTGCATAG ggtgtggtgGCTATGCTGATAACAACATAGGGGCAGTGTCTCCAACGGGTCATGGAGAGGCTATCATGAAAGTCACCCTGGCTAGACTCATCCTGTTCCACATGGAACGAG gtcTCTCCGTGGAGGCGGCATCAGACGAGGCGCTGGCGTTCATGCGGGCGAgggtggagggtctggggggcgtggtggtggtggacccCAGGGGGCGCTGGGCGGCCCGCTTCAGCAGCCTGCAGATGGCCTGGGCCGCCGCGCAGGAGGACGCTCTCCACTACGGCCTGTATGTGGACGAACACTTCACACAGAGCATAGACGAtttactgtaa